DNA from Macadamia integrifolia cultivar HAES 741 chromosome 12, SCU_Mint_v3, whole genome shotgun sequence:
AAGTCTTCAATGCATAAGGCTGAGAAATGAAAACCCCTGCTTCTGTGATCTTTGCTATCTGCAATTTCCAAGTCACGAACGTATTAGATGATGGAAAGACAACCAGGTATATGATAAAAAGCTGACAAACAGTGTTGGTATAGAGTTCTGTTAAGAATGGGGAAGGGAGCTGAGGGGTTGAGAGTTCATCGTCTATCcttgaagccaaaaaaaaaccatctcACATGGCACCAACTTGAAAAAACAGAACTCCAATCCCATACccttttgatatgaaatcttCTAGGCTACGTCGAGCTGAACTGATGGATTTATGTGTCCTCTCctcaatttcaaaattattttaatttttcttttcttgccctGAGTTCCAAACATAGCCCTACTGAATAAACACAGACCCAACTTCTCCCATCCCAGTAACTTAGCACCATGTAAGACTTGTCACTcaacatgttatatatatatatatatattccatttaattaatgcatgCATATTCATCATGACAATATGAAGCAAGGATAAGAATATCAGCATTGGCATATTATGGGCATCTGGAGCACAAGTATGCACCAGAAGCACACTGAAATGCTTATATATGTAAAAGATCAAATGAATGTATAAATATAAGTATTTTCACTGAATTTTCCACATCAGTTAAGCTGTTTAATATGCTTATAATTTGAAGTGGCAGCTGGAATCAAAGTTGATGAATTTTATCTTCCCATCGACGATGGGCAGAGAAACCATATAATTGAACTACACTCCACTAAAACTCCTACCATAGCACCATTCCCCCAACTGAATTCTCAAATCGGACGGTGATCTGCGAGGGCATGCTATTGCCATGAAGGCTACAAGCCTACAAGCTTCCATTTAACATATTCAAGAAACAAGGTAATTCACTGTCCAAGAATGAAGTTTGAAACACCTAATAcctatgatctctctctctaaagatgATCAAGATAAGGcaattttttggaaagaaaagtgAACATAGGACAGGACAGGACAAGACACCATTAATCTCAAAACatccaaaaagaataaaaaagaaaagctttTTTCGGTTTTttgaagaatgaagaaaatttGTTCCAGCAGGTGAAGAAGTAAATTGTTATTGAATATGCAGCATACATGATCTGATTTAGATATTAAAgctcaaggagagagagagagagagagagagagagagaaactctaAGATACTCCTGAATGACCAATTTCATTATCTTGGTCTGATAATGAaaggagaaattgaagaaaatgtaGCAAATAGAATTGAAATGGGTAGATGATGTAGAGAGGTGTTTGTGAAATGCTTGTGCTACCAATACAAGTGGAGTTTTATGAGACAGCCCCATGAGCAAGAAACAGTACATACATAGATATTAGATAAGCATGGATGAGGATGTCAGGATGGAAGAGTGTCGGGACCGCTCTCAGATAGAACCAGagatgaatgcattggtggcaaCTTAAGAGCGGCACTAGTGgaacttctttctttttctttcttatagaTAGCAGCAGTAATAGAACAGAGAGAAAGACCGATGATAGCAAAGTGAGTCTTTCTTCTATGTGGAGGTTTGAGTATGCAAGGTCATTCTTCGGGAAGCTGGAGGAAAGAAATCATTGGTGGATGAGATGAAAAATAGAATCGAGAACAAAAGCCAGACAACAGTAAATTGATTAGCATTTAGTGGTAGATAAATCAATGGTATTGGGGTCCAGGATAGCTTAAGTGACAGGAATATGACCACTGACATTTGGAAGCACTATCAAGAACCCATACTTGGTCTCTAATCGGTAGTCATAGAATGTTCAAATTACACGAAAGGTTCTAAATTATTGGACTAGGCATTAGCAATTATCTCCTAAAAACAAATAAAGctaaaagaaagggagaaattTGTGTACACCAAATAAAGTGCAGGGCAAGTTTCTATACAGAGGTTATGCTCTACTCAGAGGGATAGGCTGAGAAAACTGTTTCCACCAGAGCTAAGTGTGAGCCCTTTGTACTTTACCTCGAGACTTTGTATTTTAGGTGGTTGGTGAATTCGCCCAAGGCCCAAGGCCCAAGGCCATTGTTTACAAGATCCCTCTTATGTTTTCCCCCCTCAACTCATGCTAAGCCTTCtcttaagtaaatgaagctCTCATTTTCATTTTAGTGATATAATATCAATGAACAGAAAAAGTTATATTTTCACACAATGAAGCACCAAGGATGGCATGGGAAGTAAGAAAAGAATTAGACCTGAAGCTTGTTGACAGCTGATCTATCACGGTATAAGAGCACACGCATACACTTCTCCAGTAGTTTAACACCATCTTCAAAACTGATGTTTTCATGCCACTCATCACGAAGAATTGGCCGTGCAAGGTGATTTCCAAATCCAGTTGCTATATGATTGTCCTCAAAATGAACACCAATCATACTAACCTGCACAACAAAATCCACAAAGACTTAAAAATGTCACATACTGCCAAATTCACTCCTGAACATCATATTGAAGACGAGAGATGTTTTAACTAACAACCAAATAACAAGTAATTAAAGGCAGCACAGATGCAAGAAATTGAAATGCAATACTGGCACTACCATTCCAAGATACTTCTGTCCTTTTTTCACTCCACCGAGTACAAGTGAGTTCCAGAGTGGATTAAATTTGTTCCGCCGATTATACATAACCCGGGTCAAATAGTTGTGAACCTCTTTGGGCCCCAAAGAGTTCCCATCATCCCACATATTATCATTTAAGCTGCAAAGATCATATCCCAACAAAGTCAAGCACTTCCTCAGACATCAAAACCATCACACAACCAACTAAAACCAAAAAATGGAGAACTGGAAAGTATCATGTTCTATGTGCAAACCATTCACTTTCTTTAGGCAGAGGTCATGTTGTTAGCAAAGCAATAtcttaaaaaaacattttttttccaaatcaaaaaatgCTTACACAAGTTCATCAAGATAACGTAAAATCTCCTGGAAATCACTTATCTCTCCGCTTGCACCAAGAAGGGAATGTTTTCCAATTGGTTTTATTCGCCCCACATTCTTGTAACGCAAAGTAGACCCATAGGAACCTGTCAATCGAGCGACAATAATTTTCTTAGAAATATGCACCAGTTACTTGTAAGACAAATATGGAATGTGGCATCAGTGACATCTGACAAAGATATGGATGCCCAACAGATTCTTAATATTTTCAACCACAGAGTTCCGAGAGGACA
Protein-coding regions in this window:
- the LOC122057166 gene encoding proteasome subunit beta type-4-like translates to MRPDPVCSKTLLLRVGFLRRGESPNISSTEFPAKHHRVVCYYRMNLKMDSIDSSPANQALASHVSGSERTLYPYVTGTSVIGIKYKDGILMAADMGGSYGSTLRYKNVGRIKPIGKHSLLGASGEISDFQEILRYLDELVLNDNMWDDGNSLGPKEVHNYLTRVMYNRRNKFNPLWNSLVLGGVKKGQKYLGMVSMIGVHFEDNHIATGFGNHLARPILRDEWHENISFEDGVKLLEKCMRVLLYRDRSAVNKLQIAKITEAGVFISQPYALKTFWGFSAFENPTKGAEGSW